A segment of the Cohnella algarum genome:
GTCGACCGGGCCGACTCGTATTTCGGGCTGCGCTCCGTCCGGCTTGACGGGATGAAATTCCGCATCAACGGAAAATCCGTTTTCCAACGGCTTGTGCTCGACCAAGGCTTCTACCCCGACGGCATTTATACCGCGCCGAACGACGAGGCGTTGAAACGCGATATCGAGCTGTCGATGGAGCTCGGTTTTAACGGAGCCCGCCTGCATGAAAAAATATTCGAACCCCGATTCCTGTATTGGGCCGACAAGCTCGGCTATCTCGTGTGGGGAGAGCATGCGAATTGGGGGTTGGATATTTCGACCGGCGAAGGCTTGATCCGGTTTCTTCCCGAATGGCTGGAAAACGTCGAACGCGATTTCAACCATCCGAGCCTGATCGGCTGGTGCCCGTTTAACGAAACCTGGGATTCGTCCCGCGGCACCCGGCAAAACGACGAGGTGCTCCGCATCGTCTACGAAGCGACGAAAGCCGTCGACCCGACGCGACCGGTCACCGACACGAGCGGGAACTATCACGTTGCGACGGATATTTTCGACGTGCACGATTACGATCAAAACCCGGAGTCGTTCCGCGCCCGGCATCAGCCCTTGGCCGAAGGCGGAGAGCCGTGGGTTTCCTTTCCCGAAAGGCAATCGTACGGAGGGCAGCCCTATTTCGTCAGCGAGTACGGCGGCATTTGGTGGAATCCGGGGCAAACCGACAGCAACGGCTGGGGCTACGGGGACCGGCCGCAAAGCGAAGCGGAGTTTCTCGCCCGGTACGAGGGCCTCACGAATGCGTTGCTGGACAACCCGAACATCTTCGGGTTCTGCTATACGCAGCTGTACGATATCGAGCAGGAAGTGAACGGGCTGTACACCTATGACCGGAAGCCGAAGTTTAATCCGGCGCTAATCCGCGCCGTCAACGTCCGCAAGGCGGCCATCGAGGATTAGGCAAAAAGAGGCTGTCCCATAAGTAACCTCTGGAACACCTTTAGCAGCAAAATAGGATGGCACTCGGAATAAACGAAGGAGCTAAGCGGCCTGTTGTCGCTTAGCTCCTTCGTTTTTTGCGTCCACCGCTGCTTTCTTGAGCAGATTGTGGGCAAGCGAAAGCCACCCGACCTCCAGACTTACTTTGGGTAAGCCTCGAAGCAGGAACCGTTTAAAGCCTCGGTTGTTCTTCATATCGCCAAACACAGGTTCCGGCTCGATCATGCGCCTTACGGCCAGGGCATACCCTTCTTCACTGCGGAGCTTTTCCCTGGCCTGGTTCTTTAGCCGCCAATACTTCATGCTCACTTTGATCTCGCGATCACCTTGGGCTTTTGTACACTGCGGCTTTAGCGGACAGTCCTCACAGCCGGCA
Coding sequences within it:
- a CDS encoding glycoside hydrolase family 2 protein: MSADIGTPRPEHPRPQFVRERWLNLNGEWQFEFDFSRSGKERGLQASDATLKQKIVVPFCPESKLSGIGHTDFIPAVWYKRSFTLPGGWEGGEVLLHFGAVDYEAEVWINDVPVGKHRGGYGSFSFPIGRALVPGENVVTVYAEDDVRSGLQPRGKQSGTYHSRGCDYTRTTGIWQTVWLEHVPETHLVSFRLVPDPANARLHVTAKVAGLSGDVALRCSAELDGKPAGSETARVGSSSASLSIPLTETRLWQPGAPALYDLKLELLKDGQTVDRADSYFGLRSVRLDGMKFRINGKSVFQRLVLDQGFYPDGIYTAPNDEALKRDIELSMELGFNGARLHEKIFEPRFLYWADKLGYLVWGEHANWGLDISTGEGLIRFLPEWLENVERDFNHPSLIGWCPFNETWDSSRGTRQNDEVLRIVYEATKAVDPTRPVTDTSGNYHVATDIFDVHDYDQNPESFRARHQPLAEGGEPWVSFPERQSYGGQPYFVSEYGGIWWNPGQTDSNGWGYGDRPQSEAEFLARYEGLTNALLDNPNIFGFCYTQLYDIEQEVNGLYTYDRKPKFNPALIRAVNVRKAAIED